In one Arachis duranensis cultivar V14167 chromosome 9, aradu.V14167.gnm2.J7QH, whole genome shotgun sequence genomic region, the following are encoded:
- the LOC107464638 gene encoding vacuolar sorting protein 3 codes for MAKGEVSSMSRTVIEPLSQFDLSSHSRATTIRSLAVATSPSDHQHAFLYVGTYSGTLFSLSTNLNNSASSNGSDHPKHNGGTGESTFLHKLSFQRSVSVGDSPVESIFVLVELGKVLVLSEGSLFLVDSELTNHAARLSFPKGVSVVARRVRSGAESEGSSEQASSSSGGGGQRFLKRLGSGVRVNGLRVNKEGEAHGEGNSVFAVVAGKRLLLVELVLGGGGTGSLVILKEIQFVDGVISTMVWLDDSIIVGTANGYSLISSVTGQSGVIFSLPDVSRPPRLKLLRKEWRVLLLVDNVGIIVDPQGQPVGGSLVFRHGLDSVGEISSYVVIVSDGKIELYHKRSGSCVQVLPFGGEGIGPCIVASEEDRGGKLVAVATATKVVCYQKLRSEEQIKDLLRKKNYKGAVSLVEELEAEGEMPKDLLSFVHAQVGFLLLFDLHFEEAVDHFLLSETMQPSEVFPFIMQDPNRWSLLVPRNRYWGLHPPPAPLEVVVDDGLMTIQRASFLRKAGVETIVDNDLFLNPPNRADLLESAIKNISRYLEACREKDLTQSVREGVDTLLMYLYRALNRVEDMERLASSTNWCVVEELEQMLEESGHLRTLAFLCASKGMSSKAVSIWRILARNYSSGLWIDTALNNNIRDSRENLVSGKEIAAAEAAKILEESSDQDLILQHLGWIADISQVLAVKVLTSDRRVVQLNPDEVVTAIDPQKVEILQRFLQWLIEEQDCNDTQLHTLYALSLAKSAIEAFDSENLDSGNTESTSGISIFQTSVRKRLQVFLQSSDLYDPEEVLDLIEGSELWLEKAILYRRLGQETLVLQILALKLEDSEAAEEYCAEIGRPDAYMQLLEMYLDPQDGKEPMFNAAVRLLHNHGESLDPLQVLEKLSPDMPLQLASETLLRMFRARVHHHHQGQIVHNLSRAVDMDARLSRLEERSRNVQINDESLCDSCDARLGTKLFAMYPDDTVICYKCYRRQGESVSVSGRNFKEDVLIKPGWLVSR; via the exons atggCGAAAGGTGAAGTCAGCAGCATGAGCCGCACAGTGATTGAGCCACTCTCGCAGTTCGACCTTTCTTCCCATTCACGCGCCACAACCATCCGATCCCTCGCCGTTGCCACGTCACCCTCCGATCATCAACACGCTTTCCTCTACGTTGGCACCTACTCCGGAACCCTCTTCTCCCTCTCCACAAATCTCAACAATTCCGCCTCATCCAACGGCTCAGATCACCCCAAGCACAACGGCGGTACCGGTGAGTCCACCTTCTTGCATAAGCTTTCGTTCCAGAGAAGCGTATCTGTCGGCGATTCGCCCGTGGAGTCAATTTTCGTTCTTGTTGAGTTGGGGAAGGTTTTGGTTCTTTCAGAGGGTTCTTTGTTTCTGGTGGATTCGGAGCTGACTAATCACGCGGCGAGGTTGAGTTTTCCGAAAGGGGTTTCGGTGGTTGCGAGGAGGGTGAGGAGTGGTGCTGAGTCTGAGGGTTCCAGTGAACAAGCTAGTAGCAgcagtggtggtggtggtcaGAGGTTTTTGAAGAGATTGGGGAGTGGAGTTAGGGTAAATGGATTGAGGGTAAATAAGGAAGGGGAGGCCCACGGTGAGGGTAATTCCGTCTTTGCAGTTGTTGCTGGGAAGAGGTTGTTGCTTGTTGAGCTTGTTTTGGGTGGTGGGGGTACTGGCtctttggtgattttgaaagaGATTCAGTTTGTTGATGGTGTTATTAGTACCATGGTGTGGCTTGATGACTCGATTATCGTTGGCACTGCCAATGGTTATAGCTTGATTTCTAGTGTTACTGGACAGAGTGGGGTTATATTCTCCTTGCCAGATGTGTCACGCCCTCCGCGGTTGAAGCTGCTAAGGAAGGAGTGGAGAGTGCTCTTGTTAGTGGACAATGTGGGGATTATTGTTGATCCCCAAGGACAGCCGGTGGGTGGTAGTCTGGTGTTTCGTCACGGATTGGACTCCGTGGGAGAGATTTCTTCATATGTGGTGATAGTGAGTGATGGGAAGATTGAGTTGTATCATAAGAGAAGTGGCAGTTGTGTTCAGGTTTTGCCGTTTGGTGGGGAAGGAATAGGGCCTTGTATTGTTGCAAGTGAGGAAGACAGGGGTGGGAAGCTTGTTGCTGTTGCAACTGCTACCAAG GTAGTATGCTACCAGAAATTACGTTCTGAAGAACAAATAAAGGATTTGTTGAGGAAGAAGAATTACAAGGGAGCGGTATCCTTAGTGGAGGAGCTTGAGGCTGAAGGTGAAATGCCAAAAGATTTGCTCTCATTTGTTCATGCTCAAGTGGGGTTTCTGTTACTTTTTGACTTGCATTTTGAAGAGGCAGTGGATCACTTTTTGCTCTCGGAGACAATGCAGCCTTCTGAAGTATTCCCATTTATAATGCAAGATCCGAATCGCTGGTCTTTACTG GTTCCTAGGAATCGGTATTGGGGTTTGCATCCTCCACCTGCCCCACTTGAAGTTGTAGTAGATGATGGTTTAATGACAATCCAGAGAGCTTCTTTCTTGAGGAAAGCAGGTGTAGAAACAATTGTAGATAATGACCTGTTTCTGAATCCACCAAATAGAGCTGATTTGTTGGAGTCAGCAATCAAGAACATTAGCAG ATATTTGGAGGCTTGTCGTGAAAAGGACCTAACACAATCAGTTAGGGAGGGAGTTGACACGCTATTAATGTATCTTTATAGAGCCCTAAATCGTGTTGAGGACATGGAGCGGCTGGCATCTTCTACAAACTGGTGTGTTGTG GAAGAGTTGGAACAGATGTTGGAAGAGTCTGGGCACCTACGTACACTGGCTTTCCTATGTGCCAGTAAAGGAATGAGCTCAAAAGCTGTTTCTATTTGGCGCATACTAGCAAGAAACTATTCATCTGGCCTCTGGATAGACACTGCCTTGAATAATAATATACGGGATAGCAGGGAAAACCTTGTTTCTGGCAAGGAGATTGCTGCAGCCGAAGCTGCCAAAATTCTTGAGGAGTCATCTGACCAAGATTTGATTCTACAACATTTAGGATGG ATTGCCGATATCAGCCAGGTTCTTGCAGTTAAAGTTTTAACATCAGACAGACGAGTAGTCCAACTAAATCCTG ATGAAGTTGTTACGGCTATTGATCCACAGAAGGTAGAAATCTTACAAAG GTTTCTCCAGTGGTTGATTGAAGAGCAAGATTGTAATGACACTCAGTTGCACACGTTGTATGCCCTATCACTTGCTAAATCAGCTATTGAAGCATTTGATTCTGAAAATCTTGATAGTGGTAATACTGAGAGTACCTCTGGGATATCAATCTTTCAGACTAGTGTAAGAAAAAGACTGCAAGTATTTTTGCAATCCTCTGACTTGTATGATCCAGAAGAAGTTCTTGATTTGATTGAAGGGTCAGAGTTATggttagaaaag GCTATTCTGTATAGAAGACTGGGGCAGGAGACTTTGGTCCTCCAAATATTGGCTTT GAAGTTGGAAGACAGCGAGGCTGCTGAGGAGTATTGTGCTGAAATTGGCAGACCTGATGCTTACATGCA GTTGCTTGAAATGTATTTGGATCCACAAGATGGTAAGGAGCCCATGTTTAATGCTGCTGTTCGCCTTCTCCACAATCATGGAGAATCATTGGACCCTTTGCAAGTTTTAGAG AAATTGTCACCAGATATGCCGCTTCAACTTGCTTCTGAGACTCTATTAAGAATGTTCAGGGCCAgagttcatcatcatcaccaagggCAG ATTGTGCATAATTTATCACGAGCTGTAGACATGGATGCAAGATTGTCGAGATTGGAGGAAAGATCAAGGAATGTTCAGATTAATGATGAGAGTCTCTGTGACTCCTGTGATGCACGCCTTGGAACAAAGCTATTCGCAATGTACCCGGATGACACTGTAATATGTTACAAG TGCTATCGCCGTCAAGGTGAGTCAGTTTCAGTCTCGGGTCGCAACTTCAAGGAAGACGTCCTAATTAAACCGGGTTGGCTTGTAAGTCGTTGA
- the LOC107464630 gene encoding 1-deoxy-D-xylulose 5-phosphate reductoisomerase, chloroplastic, whose protein sequence is MALNLPSPAQVKPFFFASDSPKLPGSFSLKRKENETTVERRICCSVQSPAPAWPGTASPDPNAKVWDGPKPISILGSTGSIGTQTLNIVAEFPDRFKVVGLAAGSNVTLLADQIKTFKPELVALRNESLIGELKEAIADSDHKPEIVAGEQGVIEVARHPDAATVVTGIVGCAGLKPTVAAIEAGKDIALANKETMIAGGAFVLPLAHKHNIKILPADSEHSAIFQCIQGLPKGALRKVILTGSGGAFREWPKEKMKDIKLADALKHPIWTLGRKITIDSATLFNKGLEVIEAHYLFGAEYDDIEIVIHPQSIIHGMIETQDSSVISQLGLPDMRLPLLYTLSWPERVPCSEVTWPRLDLSKYGSLTFQAPDTDKFPSVNLCYAAGRAGGTMTGVLSAANEKAVELFVEEKITYLDIFKVVELTCEAHQKELVASPSLEEILHYDQWARQYAAGLQIASSI, encoded by the exons ATGGCTCTGAACTTGCCCTCTCCAGCGCAAGTGAAGCCCTTCTTTTTCGCTTCTGATTCCCCAAAGCTTCCag GAAGCTTTTCtttgaagagaaaagaaaatgagacaACAGTAGAAAGAAGAATATGTTGCTCAGTGCAATCACCAGCACCAGCATGGCCAGGAACTGCTAGTCCTGATCCTAATGCTAAAGTATGGGATGGACCAAAACCAATTTCTATCTTAGGATCTACAGGTTCAATTGGAACCCAG ACACTGAATATAGTGGCTGAGTTTCCGGATAGATTTAAAGTGGTGGGGCTTGCAGCTGGTTCAAATGTTACTCTTCTTGCTGATCAG ATAAAAACATTTAAGCCTGAACTTGTTGCTCTTAGAAATGAGTCTCTAATTGGTGAACTCAAAGAGGCTATTGCTGATTCCGATCACAAACCTGAAATCGTCGCCGGAGAACAAGGAGTCATTGAG gtTGCTCGCCACCCTGATGCAGCCACTGTAGTTACAGGAATAGTTGGTTGCGCAGGATTAAAg CCAACTGTTGCTGCCATAGAAGCAGGGAAAGACATAGCATTGGCCAACAAAGAGACAATGATTGCTGGAGGCGcctttgttcttcctcttgctcACAAACATAACATCAAAATTCTTCCAGCTGATTCAGAACATTCTGCCATCTTTCAG TGTATCCAAGGGTTACCAAAGGGTGCACTTAGGAAAGTAATTTTGACTGGATCTGGAGGTGCTTTCAG GGAATGGCcaaaggaaaagatgaaagacATTAAACTTGCTGATGCACTAAAGCATCCTATCTGGACTTTGGGAAGAAAGATAACTATTGACTCAGCTACCCTTTTCAATAAG GGTCTGGAAGTAATTGAAGCACATTATTTGTTTGGAGCTGAATATGATGATATTGAGATTGTTATTCATCCACAATCTATCATACATGGAATGATTGAAACTCAG gACTCATCTGTTATTTCACAGTTGGGGTTACCAGATATGCGTTTGCCTCTCCTCTACACATTGTCATGGCCAGAAAGAGTCCCTTGTTCTGAAGTAACTTGGCCCCGTCTTGATCTTAGCAA GTATGGTTCCCTAACATTTCAAGCACCAGACACTGATAAGTTCCCATCTGTGAATCTTTGCTATGCTGCTGGACGTGCCGGAGGAACAATGACTGGAGTTCTCAGTGCAGCAAATGAGAAAGCTGTTGAATTGTTTGTTGAAGAAAA GATTACCTATCTGGATATTTTCAAGGTTGTGGAGTTAACATGCGAAGCGCATCAGAAAGAATTGGTGGCATCTCCTTCACTTGAGGAAATCCTTCACTATGACCAGTGGGCGCGACAATATGCTGCTGGTCTGCAAATAGCTTCAAGTATTTGA
- the LOC107464550 gene encoding uncharacterized protein LOC107464550 → MAPRGPGQGRERDRTSTQGPEINPNNPVKLMAALENMTAAMQATAEALGQQINNNGNGGREAQGSMTLAMERALQAQLVPEEQCVEFATYLLTGEASHWWQGARRLLQQGNDLITWDAFQVEFYKKYFPNSARIAKELELLQLKQGAMSVSEYTDKFEELFRFSRMCQGAPGDFEEWKCIKYEAGLRSDILSSVGPMEIRTFSELVNKSRIAEECVKRMVAEKGSHREHNQGFAPRGQEFKERGYIQHFPQGRNNFATSEESQRNGKEKRTTTSSDVSSCQRCGSHHPNRPCRLGLGVCYKCGLPGHVSRNCQQGESQDAGRLRQ, encoded by the exons atggcgcctcgtggacccgGTCAGGGACGTGAGAGAGATCGTACTAGTACACAGGGACCGGAAATCAACCCAAATAACCCGGTAAAACTTATGGCGGCGTTGGAGAATATGACTGCTGCTATGCAGGCCACTGCGGAGGCCCTTGGGCAACagataaacaataatggcaATGGCGGAAGGGAAGCTCAGGGCtcgatgacactg GCTATGGAGCGAGCGTTGCAAGCGCAATTAGTACCCGAGGAACAGTgtgttgaatttgctacctaTCTGCTCACGGGGGAAGCATCAcattggtggcaaggggctCGACGTCTCCTACAACAGGGGAATGATCTTATCACTTGGGATGCCTTCCAGGTggaattctataagaagtactttccaaaTTCCGCCAGGAtagccaaggaattggagttaCTACAGTTAAAGCAAGGTGCTATGTCTGTATCTGAGTATACAGACAAATTTGAGGAGCTATTCAGGTTTTCCCGCATGTGTCAGGGAGCTCCGGGAGACTTCGAGGAATGGAAATGCATTAAGTATGAAGCAGGGCTCCGGAGCGACATCTtgagttcagtgggaccaatggagatccgAACTTTTTCAGAGTTGGTGAATAAGAGCAgaattgctgaagagtgtgtgaagaggaTGGTTGCAGAGAAAGGAAGTCATAGAGAGCACAACCAAGGATTTGCACCAAGGGGTCAAGAGTTTAAGGAGAGAGGATACATACAACACTTTCCCCAAGGACGGAATAACTTTGCAACGAGTGAGGAGTCCCAAAGAAACGGTAAGGAAAAGCGAACAACAACTTCTTCTGATGTTTCGAGCTGTCAAAGATGTGGAAGTCATCACCCAAATAGGCCGTGCCGATTGGGGTTAGGTGTATGTTACAAGTGCGGGTTACCAGGGCatgtatcaagaaattgccAACAAGGAGAGAGTCAGGATGCGGGCCGATTGCGACAGTAA